In Herpetosiphon gulosus, one genomic interval encodes:
- the ccsA gene encoding cytochrome c biogenesis protein CcsA, with protein sequence MLATTFKWFTGIWLALVSLAMFLWVPAHEGLGNVGRIVIVHVPTGWLTSVAFLFSAIYSWRYLRNGRARDDALALAAAELGLIFSILATVTGSMFAKVVWGTYWNWDPRETAIAALMLIYAAYFALRTSIEDRQRQRYLGSIYALLAFVAVPFLIFVIPRVTDDTLHPNCAILNTPNCQGIQLTENGRIIGTIEDFKVELLGIEQQADLTVATVSILSNGTNYTLKPSFNRASNKPEAIERLPETLRDVQIKRLSGEPGNQTVEIAIANTGNIGLLTEQRTLLTFFASLFGFTLLFFWLWWLRADVLDINEQLLQQGITI encoded by the coding sequence ATGCTTGCGACAACCTTTAAGTGGTTTACTGGAATTTGGCTCGCCTTGGTCAGCCTAGCGATGTTCTTGTGGGTGCCGGCTCACGAGGGCTTGGGCAACGTTGGGCGAATTGTGATTGTGCATGTGCCAACAGGCTGGCTAACCAGTGTAGCCTTTTTGTTTTCGGCAATTTATAGCTGGCGCTACCTGCGCAATGGCCGCGCCCGCGACGATGCTTTGGCCTTGGCTGCGGCAGAGTTGGGCTTGATTTTTAGTATTCTGGCAACGGTAACTGGCTCGATGTTTGCCAAAGTAGTGTGGGGAACTTACTGGAATTGGGACCCACGCGAGACCGCAATTGCTGCATTAATGTTGATTTATGCGGCCTATTTCGCCTTGCGTACCTCGATTGAAGATCGCCAACGCCAACGCTATCTTGGCTCGATCTATGCCCTGCTGGCGTTTGTGGCTGTGCCATTTTTGATCTTTGTGATTCCACGGGTCACCGATGATACGCTGCACCCCAATTGTGCCATTTTGAATACACCTAATTGCCAAGGCATTCAATTAACCGAAAATGGGCGAATTATTGGCACAATTGAGGATTTTAAAGTTGAATTGCTGGGCATCGAGCAACAAGCTGATCTAACGGTTGCTACGGTCAGTATTTTATCGAATGGCACAAATTACACACTCAAACCGTCATTTAATCGGGCCAGCAATAAACCCGAAGCCATTGAGCGCTTGCCCGAAACCTTGCGCGATGTACAAATCAAGCGGTTAAGTGGCGAGCCAGGCAATCAAACGGTCGAAATTGCGATCGCCAACACAGGCAATATTGGCCTGCTAACCGAGCAACGCACCCTGCTAACCTTCTTTGCCAGCTTATTTGGCTTTACGCTGCTGTTCTTCTGGCTCTGGTGGTTACGCGCCGATGTGCTCGATATCAACGAACAATTACTACAACAAGGAATCACGATATGA
- a CDS encoding heme exporter protein CcmB encodes MAKPTLWQAAWAVAYKDLQIELRTRYALNAMALFAVTTAVMVSFRLGPLGLSRDPRSAATLAVLLWIAIFFAAMNGLARTFVREEEAHTATLLRLNVPALAVYLGKLLVNLLILALLETLVTLLFIGLLNVTIAKVGLFLATLSLGGVALAGATTILATLVAKADGKGSLFTILAFPLVLPLLIIAVETTELALSGGTWGSAGSGLQLLAAYTIAEHVAALWLFERVWEA; translated from the coding sequence GTGGCTAAACCAACATTATGGCAAGCTGCTTGGGCAGTTGCCTATAAAGATTTACAAATTGAGTTGCGCACGCGCTATGCCCTGAATGCCATGGCCTTATTTGCAGTCACAACTGCGGTGATGGTCAGCTTTCGTTTGGGGCCATTGGGCCTAAGCCGTGATCCACGTTCGGCAGCAACCTTGGCCGTGCTCTTGTGGATTGCGATCTTTTTTGCGGCGATGAATGGCTTGGCTCGCACGTTTGTACGCGAGGAAGAAGCTCATACCGCAACCTTATTGCGCTTAAATGTGCCAGCGTTGGCCGTCTATTTGGGCAAACTCTTGGTCAATTTGTTGATTTTGGCCTTGCTCGAAACACTGGTAACCTTGCTGTTTATTGGCTTGTTGAATGTTACGATTGCCAAAGTTGGTTTGTTTCTAGCCACCCTCAGTTTAGGCGGAGTCGCCTTGGCCGGAGCAACCACTATTTTAGCAACTTTAGTCGCCAAGGCCGATGGCAAAGGTTCGTTATTTACGATTTTGGCCTTTCCCTTGGTGCTGCCATTATTGATTATCGCGGTTGAAACAACCGAATTAGCATTGAGCGGCGGAACATGGGGTTCAGCTGGGAGCGGTTTGCAACTGCTTGCGGCCTATACCATCGCTGAACATGTGGCCGCGCTCTGGCTGTTTGAACGAGTTTGGGAAGCCTAA
- a CDS encoding CAP domain-containing protein translates to MANSLRGLGLLLVGIVIGMIIGVWWLAPRLNGTIIRFESASNPIASPSALPTLPTITPNQASTASTTSPASPSNSASPVPSATIQATASLTSSGDLKLDLLTAVNRERQQTNCAALVFDSRLQNIAQAHADDMAQHQKIDHVGSDGRSYSQRLEAVGYQFIRRGENISAWFATPVEVVAQWMDEPVDGPHRANITNCAYRHVGIGLAYVGDHPYWVLDMAEPKP, encoded by the coding sequence ATGGCAAATAGTCTGCGTGGCTTAGGCTTACTGCTGGTAGGAATTGTGATTGGCATGATCATTGGGGTGTGGTGGTTAGCGCCACGCCTCAATGGAACGATTATTCGCTTTGAGAGCGCTAGCAATCCAATTGCTAGCCCTAGCGCGTTGCCAACCCTACCGACAATCACGCCCAATCAAGCATCAACAGCAAGTACCACTAGCCCAGCCAGCCCAAGCAACTCGGCCAGCCCAGTTCCATCAGCAACTATCCAAGCAACTGCCAGTTTGACCAGTTCTGGTGACCTTAAACTTGATCTATTAACAGCGGTTAATCGCGAGCGCCAACAAACCAATTGTGCAGCCTTGGTTTTCGATTCACGCTTGCAAAACATCGCCCAAGCTCATGCTGACGATATGGCTCAGCATCAAAAAATCGATCACGTTGGTAGCGATGGTCGAAGCTACAGCCAGCGGCTTGAAGCGGTTGGCTATCAATTTATTCGACGCGGCGAAAATATCTCAGCTTGGTTTGCCACTCCGGTCGAGGTTGTAGCCCAATGGATGGACGAGCCAGTTGATGGGCCACATCGTGCCAACATCACCAATTGTGCCTATCGCCATGTGGGCATTGGCCTCGCCTACGTTGGCGACCACCCGTATTGGGTGCTTGACATGGCCGAACCAAAACCCTAA
- a CDS encoding PH domain-containing protein has translation MSYVEQLLAENEEIKYQAHQHPFVFLGRISFEVVVIAIMVAAIVFITNLPSQKWQEIQPYVQLILIAIILLILASAVVDFLRWRNEKFLLTDRRVIHLRGIVNKTTLDSSLDKINDVQMRQTFMGRMFNYGDLEVQTANENSDNFFAFIRAPLEFKRAMLNAKEEHDREPAMYMQSVNAYQNFVPPYQRPNDQDVEELLLRLNDLRQKNLITDADFEAKKREILSRI, from the coding sequence ATGAGCTATGTTGAGCAACTCTTGGCTGAAAACGAAGAGATTAAATATCAAGCCCATCAGCATCCGTTCGTTTTCTTGGGACGCATTAGCTTTGAAGTCGTTGTTATAGCAATTATGGTTGCGGCAATTGTGTTTATCACCAATTTGCCAAGCCAAAAATGGCAAGAAATCCAACCATATGTGCAATTAATTCTAATTGCAATAATTCTGTTGATTCTGGCGAGCGCTGTAGTGGACTTCCTGCGTTGGCGTAACGAAAAGTTTTTATTAACCGATCGTCGAGTCATTCATTTGCGCGGCATTGTTAATAAAACGACCCTCGATTCATCACTTGATAAAATTAACGATGTTCAAATGCGTCAAACATTTATGGGTCGTATGTTTAATTATGGTGATCTTGAGGTGCAAACCGCCAACGAAAATAGCGATAACTTCTTTGCATTTATTCGTGCTCCACTTGAATTTAAACGCGCCATGCTCAATGCCAAAGAAGAGCACGACCGTGAACCAGCGATGTATATGCAATCAGTTAATGCCTATCAAAACTTTGTACCGCCCTATCAACGCCCCAACGATCAGGACGTTGAAGAGTTATTGTTGCGCTTAAACGATCTCCGTCAGAAAAATTTAATTACTGATGCTGATTTTGAAGCCAAAAAACGTGAAATTTTAAGTCGGATATAA
- a CDS encoding cytochrome c maturation protein CcmE: MSEVKPRFRLKPLHIVGIALLMLAGWLGFTSMGDSLTPYVNVTEAKASGRNVQVMGYPQNQGTVESGSFRFTMRDEMGQPIEVLYRQPKPGNFDQAISVVAIGAFDESQGIFVADDLLVKCPSKYQEDTQAAK, from the coding sequence ATGTCTGAAGTTAAACCACGTTTTCGCTTAAAACCACTCCATATCGTTGGGATTGCCCTGTTAATGCTGGCAGGTTGGTTGGGCTTTACCTCGATGGGTGATTCACTAACTCCTTATGTCAATGTGACCGAGGCCAAAGCCAGCGGGCGCAATGTCCAAGTCATGGGTTACCCGCAAAATCAAGGCACGGTTGAATCAGGTTCATTCCGCTTTACCATGCGTGATGAAATGGGTCAACCAATCGAAGTACTGTATCGCCAGCCCAAGCCAGGCAATTTTGATCAAGCGATTAGCGTGGTGGCAATTGGCGCATTTGATGAAAGCCAAGGCATTTTTGTGGCCGACGATTTGTTGGTCAAATGCCCATCGAAGTATCAAGAAGATACCCAAGCTGCCAAGTAG
- a CDS encoding HIT domain-containing protein: protein MEIKWTPWRGQFVKGETPKDSRCVLCIKHEESNDAENHVLYRGQFSYVLMNLYPYNPGHLMIVPYAHTNDFANLPAATAAEIMHLTQRSATILSTVMNPHGYNLGMNLGRPAGAGIDEHLHMHIVPRWNGDTNFMPLIGGVKLIPEAMDDTYAALVGHFQAL, encoded by the coding sequence ATGGAGATCAAATGGACACCTTGGCGTGGGCAGTTTGTCAAAGGCGAAACACCCAAAGATTCGCGCTGTGTCTTGTGCATCAAACATGAAGAATCAAACGATGCTGAAAATCATGTGCTTTATCGTGGGCAATTTAGTTATGTGCTGATGAATTTGTATCCCTATAATCCAGGCCATTTGATGATTGTGCCCTATGCCCATACCAACGATTTTGCTAATTTGCCCGCTGCAACTGCCGCCGAAATTATGCATTTGACCCAACGTTCAGCCACAATTTTGAGCACGGTGATGAACCCACATGGCTATAATTTGGGCATGAATTTGGGGCGGCCAGCTGGCGCGGGCATTGATGAACACTTGCATATGCACATTGTTCCACGTTGGAATGGCGATACCAACTTTATGCCATTAATTGGTGGAGTCAAGCTCATTCCCGAAGCCATGGATGACACCTACGCCGCTTTGGTTGGTCATTTTCAAGCGTTGTAG
- a CDS encoding helicase-associated domain-containing protein, with translation MIRTHASIEWLANLPTSERHVLAHLWQVADAAQLGQPSAIQALVARLSTTERSALDRVIAAGGKLAAKTLEREFGKIRSHRDIVTPRAYLLALHGQASVLERLYILGLLQPLKTLDGEYYVIFSDWLQALPAVAAPSLPTWQQHPSPSNWLEADLSQTETLLTTILALCYQQPLRLTRQLQFERDGLKAICQRIAVSTPASERQFPQLAWLRSVALEAGLVQIQHQQLQLAGKPINWLEATPKQRLEHLFAAWSTCDFDEFSLTELQIQVRWTLQAARQALWQVLRTAPRDQWLDFDDLLAQIQALHPELLRSDFEQPGIHDQTGKSLVGWQHWAEVEGAWIKATCQGPLFWLGLLDIDQINHPQALRLTQWASCLIDPVHEPSHFAGQLQLSSDGLIRVPPTVEPLPRFQIQRITEWQSTDTQGTMLVRLTAHSYSQALQRGIQASQMQTFLQRWCDRPVPSDLQTLFQQWQNDRQHLLARPALLLEADDPRLLNELAKLPNLPPYAELTPQLWELEIADSAALTNLLHAAGYAINPVSEPDQRINDHDLKQLITALLTVQRLAPNLVSQTVIERVLQALPSSQRQQLTANVNQWLSIINRS, from the coding sequence ATGATACGAACACATGCTTCAATCGAATGGCTAGCCAACTTACCTACCAGCGAACGCCATGTGCTGGCGCATTTATGGCAGGTTGCTGATGCTGCTCAGCTTGGGCAACCAAGTGCCATCCAAGCCTTGGTTGCACGTTTATCGACGACTGAACGCTCAGCGCTTGATCGAGTGATTGCGGCTGGTGGTAAGCTCGCGGCCAAAACGCTTGAACGTGAGTTTGGCAAAATTCGCTCACATCGGGATATTGTGACTCCTCGGGCCTATTTATTGGCGCTGCATGGCCAAGCTTCGGTGCTCGAACGTCTTTATATTTTGGGCTTGCTTCAGCCGCTCAAAACGCTGGACGGCGAGTATTACGTGATTTTTAGCGATTGGTTGCAGGCTTTGCCAGCAGTTGCGGCCCCAAGTTTGCCAACCTGGCAGCAACACCCCAGCCCAAGCAACTGGCTCGAAGCTGATCTCAGCCAAACTGAAACGCTGCTCACCACAATCCTGGCGCTGTGTTATCAGCAACCACTGCGGCTGACTCGCCAACTCCAATTTGAACGCGATGGATTGAAAGCAATCTGTCAACGCATAGCAGTTTCTACGCCAGCAAGCGAACGACAATTTCCTCAATTAGCTTGGCTGCGGAGTGTGGCGCTTGAAGCTGGCTTAGTCCAAATCCAACATCAACAGCTTCAGCTCGCTGGTAAGCCAATTAATTGGCTGGAAGCAACACCCAAACAGCGGCTAGAGCACTTGTTTGCTGCTTGGTCGACTTGTGATTTTGATGAATTTAGTTTGACTGAGTTGCAGATTCAAGTTCGATGGACGCTCCAAGCTGCTCGCCAAGCCTTATGGCAAGTATTAAGAACTGCGCCACGTGATCAATGGTTGGACTTCGACGATCTACTGGCACAAATCCAAGCCTTGCACCCCGAACTCTTGCGCAGCGATTTTGAGCAGCCTGGCATTCACGATCAAACTGGCAAGTCACTAGTTGGTTGGCAGCATTGGGCCGAAGTTGAGGGCGCATGGATCAAAGCCACATGCCAAGGGCCATTGTTCTGGCTGGGCTTGCTTGATATAGATCAAATTAACCATCCACAGGCCTTGCGCTTAACTCAATGGGCAAGCTGCTTAATCGATCCAGTGCACGAACCAAGCCATTTTGCTGGACAACTACAACTCAGCAGCGATGGCCTGATTCGGGTTCCACCAACGGTTGAGCCGCTGCCGCGTTTTCAAATCCAACGCATCACCGAATGGCAATCAACCGATACGCAGGGCACAATGCTCGTGCGCTTGACTGCCCATTCGTATAGTCAAGCCTTGCAGCGCGGAATTCAGGCTAGCCAAATGCAAACATTTTTGCAACGCTGGTGTGACCGACCAGTGCCAAGCGATTTGCAAACATTATTTCAGCAATGGCAAAACGACCGCCAGCACCTATTGGCCCGTCCGGCGTTGTTGCTGGAAGCCGATGATCCCAGATTGCTCAATGAGCTGGCTAAGCTGCCCAACTTACCGCCATACGCCGAGCTTACTCCCCAACTTTGGGAATTGGAAATAGCCGATAGTGCCGCATTAACCAATCTGTTACATGCGGCAGGCTATGCGATCAACCCAGTCAGCGAGCCAGATCAACGGATCAATGACCATGATCTTAAACAATTGATTACTGCCTTATTGACAGTCCAGCGTTTAGCACCAAATTTGGTCAGTCAAACAGTGATTGAGCGGGTGTTGCAGGCCTTGCCCAGCAGCCAACGCCAACAGCTCACTGCCAACGTCAACCAATGGCTATCAATCATTAATCGAAGCTAG
- a CDS encoding mechanosensitive ion channel family protein, producing the protein MLSVIEHIIQPILWAIGTYAVLRLLIRLGRRIGLISGLSILGQFLALSSAGLIGLWSDQQLEHWPLLTKILQTTVTVSIIAVVLHIGDQLLVRRLAADGRPNAIPRLMRDIARGFVLLMTLLICIGHFFKVQIGTVLLSSTVFTAVVGLALQDLLKNVIAGIALQMERPFMPGDWIFIDVQTGYGRVLEMSWRAIRVKPRDGQVVVIPNTIIAQQQIINMSATGLPVAMRVAVTVDCVHPPMMVRELLKEAVLSSRGVVAQPEPFVFVRNYTAFSTTYEVKCWISNYDDFPQLQGDALSRIWYVFQRQGIHFASNEMVLTRPEQASRQRRLDYTPEQIFDRLRRIKLLDGLHEQELRFLSENVEIRLFERGEILAHQGRHEHILYAITRGKVRVEVAHDDQPAIVVSHLGAGDVFGERGMLMDEPRSASVIAEEDTRTIVIERHDLAPLYAKNPSLAERLGVMVAERQQATHNYLEQQRSVNQNPTPSPAARSITERIRDVLLDLSK; encoded by the coding sequence ATGTTAAGCGTAATTGAGCATATCATTCAGCCAATCCTGTGGGCGATTGGCACCTATGCAGTGTTGCGCCTGTTAATTCGGCTTGGTCGGCGCATTGGGCTGATTAGCGGGTTAAGCATCCTTGGCCAATTTTTGGCGCTCAGCAGTGCTGGCTTAATTGGCCTATGGTCGGATCAACAGCTTGAGCATTGGCCGCTGCTCACCAAAATCCTGCAAACCACCGTGACTGTTTCGATTATTGCGGTTGTTTTACATATTGGAGATCAACTATTGGTGCGGCGTTTGGCTGCCGATGGTCGTCCCAATGCTATCCCGCGCTTGATGCGTGATATTGCCCGTGGTTTTGTGCTGCTCATGACCTTGCTGATTTGTATTGGTCATTTTTTCAAAGTACAAATTGGCACAGTGCTACTCAGCTCAACCGTTTTTACCGCTGTGGTTGGGTTGGCCTTACAAGATTTGCTCAAAAACGTGATTGCTGGGATTGCGCTGCAAATGGAGCGGCCTTTTATGCCTGGCGATTGGATTTTTATCGATGTCCAAACTGGTTATGGCCGCGTTTTGGAGATGAGCTGGCGGGCAATCCGAGTCAAGCCGCGTGATGGTCAGGTCGTAGTCATCCCCAACACGATTATTGCTCAACAACAAATTATCAATATGAGTGCAACTGGCTTGCCTGTGGCCATGCGGGTTGCAGTAACCGTCGATTGTGTGCACCCACCAATGATGGTACGCGAATTGTTGAAAGAAGCAGTGCTTTCCAGTCGCGGGGTCGTTGCCCAGCCTGAACCATTTGTGTTTGTGCGCAACTACACCGCTTTCTCGACGACCTACGAAGTTAAATGTTGGATCAGCAACTACGATGATTTTCCACAGTTGCAAGGCGATGCGCTGAGCCGGATTTGGTATGTGTTCCAGCGTCAAGGCATACACTTTGCCTCAAACGAAATGGTGCTGACCCGCCCTGAACAAGCTAGTCGGCAACGTCGGCTTGATTACACGCCTGAGCAAATTTTTGATCGCCTCCGCCGAATCAAGCTGCTCGATGGCTTGCACGAGCAAGAATTGCGCTTTTTATCGGAGAACGTCGAAATTCGCTTATTCGAACGCGGCGAAATTCTGGCGCATCAAGGCCGCCACGAACATATTTTGTACGCAATCACCCGCGGCAAAGTGCGAGTTGAGGTTGCTCATGACGATCAGCCAGCAATCGTCGTTTCGCACTTAGGTGCTGGCGATGTGTTTGGTGAGCGTGGCATGTTAATGGATGAACCGCGTTCGGCCAGCGTGATTGCCGAGGAAGATACCCGCACAATTGTGATCGAACGCCACGATCTGGCTCCGCTGTATGCCAAAAATCCCTCGTTGGCCGAACGTCTGGGGGTTATGGTAGCCGAGCGTCAGCAAGCCACCCACAATTATCTGGAGCAGCAACGCTCGGTCAACCAAAACCCCACGCCATCCCCCGCCGCCCGCTCAATCACCGAGCGCATCCGCGATGTGCTGCTTGATTTGAGCAAATAA
- a CDS encoding ABC transporter ATP-binding protein, which yields MNRTDAALQLSWHELAKTYNTRPVYDQLAGELHSGEVLAVRGPNGAGKSTFLRLLCGLERPSAGTIRYQWQGQTYSPNTMRPWIGFVGPDVALYRELSAIEHLQFLAKARGLAADQAYWRELLAQVGLAGREAEQVAHFSSGMALRLKYAIALLAQPPVLLLDEPTAMFDEHGRQFVAQLVEQQRQHGLTILATNDERDAAWADLILTVGAAARG from the coding sequence ATGAATCGAACAGATGCGGCGCTTCAACTGAGCTGGCACGAGCTTGCCAAAACCTACAACACCCGCCCGGTCTATGACCAGTTGGCGGGCGAATTGCATAGTGGCGAAGTTTTGGCAGTACGCGGCCCAAATGGCGCTGGCAAATCGACCTTTTTGCGCTTGCTCTGCGGCCTCGAACGGCCAAGTGCTGGCACAATTCGTTATCAGTGGCAAGGCCAAACCTATAGCCCAAACACCATGCGCCCATGGATCGGCTTTGTGGGGCCAGATGTCGCGTTGTATCGTGAATTAAGCGCGATCGAACATTTGCAATTTTTAGCCAAAGCCCGTGGTTTAGCCGCCGACCAAGCCTATTGGCGCGAATTGTTGGCGCAAGTTGGCTTGGCTGGGCGTGAGGCAGAACAGGTTGCCCATTTTTCATCGGGCATGGCCTTGCGTTTGAAATATGCAATTGCGCTTTTAGCCCAGCCACCAGTGCTGCTGCTCGATGAGCCAACCGCCATGTTCGATGAGCATGGTCGCCAATTTGTGGCTCAACTGGTTGAACAACAACGTCAGCATGGCCTGACCATTTTGGCCACCAACGACGAGCGCGATGCTGCTTGGGCCGATTTGATTTTGACGGTAGGAGCGGCGGCACGTGGCTAA
- a CDS encoding CcmD family protein encodes MNGLTDPGLAMYVAAAVTLVVWLGIFAYLLKIDRQAKALRQALQERQANPANQTSNAPIRPERVSPERKETSNV; translated from the coding sequence ATGAATGGATTAACCGACCCAGGCTTAGCCATGTATGTGGCAGCGGCGGTAACCTTGGTGGTTTGGCTGGGCATTTTTGCCTATTTGCTAAAGATTGATCGCCAAGCCAAAGCCTTACGCCAAGCCTTGCAAGAACGCCAAGCCAATCCAGCCAATCAAACCAGCAATGCCCCGATTCGGCCAGAACGGGTCAGCCCAGAGCGCAAGGAGACTAGCAATGTCTGA
- a CDS encoding purine-nucleoside phosphorylase: MTTNRTQAIAGAVAAIRQYTERVPQVGIILGSGLSQLVDHIQDAVVVPYTAIPGFAPSAVPGHRGELVLGELGGVSVLAMRGRFHFYEGYAMDEVTLPVHVMRALGADILIVTNAAGGLNANWQVGDLMRISDHIFMPGMAGFHPLRGHNDDTLGPRFPAMLNAYDPELGAMAKAAAERAGATLREGVYAMLAGPSFETGAEMNYLRGVGVDAVGMSTAPETIVARYRGMRVLGISLITNIAHPDAPPANHEEVLEAGETAKPMFSALITDVLSQIAAYGK; encoded by the coding sequence ATGACCACCAACCGAACTCAAGCAATCGCTGGCGCAGTCGCCGCCATTCGTCAATATACCGAGCGTGTCCCCCAAGTCGGCATTATTCTTGGCTCTGGCTTGAGCCAACTTGTTGATCATATTCAGGATGCCGTGGTAGTTCCCTACACTGCGATTCCAGGTTTTGCTCCTTCGGCAGTACCAGGCCATCGCGGTGAGCTTGTTTTAGGTGAGCTTGGTGGGGTTTCAGTGCTGGCAATGCGTGGTCGCTTTCACTTTTACGAAGGCTATGCCATGGATGAAGTGACCTTGCCAGTCCATGTGATGCGAGCGCTGGGAGCGGATATACTAATTGTTACAAATGCTGCTGGTGGCTTAAATGCCAATTGGCAGGTTGGCGATTTGATGCGCATCAGTGACCATATTTTTATGCCAGGCATGGCGGGGTTTCATCCATTGCGCGGCCACAACGACGATACGCTTGGCCCACGTTTCCCTGCCATGCTCAATGCCTATGATCCTGAATTAGGCGCAATGGCCAAGGCCGCCGCCGAACGCGCTGGCGCAACCCTACGCGAAGGGGTTTATGCCATGCTAGCAGGGCCATCGTTTGAAACTGGCGCTGAAATGAACTATCTGCGCGGGGTTGGGGTTGACGCTGTAGGTATGTCTACCGCCCCTGAAACGATTGTGGCTCGCTATCGTGGCATGCGCGTCTTGGGCATTTCGTTGATCACCAACATTGCCCACCCCGACGCACCACCAGCCAACCATGAAGAGGTGCTGGAAGCAGGCGAAACTGCCAAGCCAATGTTCAGTGCATTGATCACCGATGTACTAAGCCAAATCGCCGCCTATGGCAAATAG
- the recO gene encoding DNA repair protein RecO yields MRDRLYTTEALIIRRFDVGEADRILTIYTPHHGKLSVTARGVRKMTSKLAGHLELFIHTRLQLAKGRSFDVVTESRVVQPFRSLREDLSRISQGYYVAELLDQMTPDESDNPALFRLTCETLAALDVLDEVVRRDVILRYYELHTLILSGYRPHLFDCANCERELSPEADRYSPITGGVLCQQCSSSEPRTLPINLNTFKLLRYLARMPLETVVSLVPAPATVHEARAVLKASLSQILERELKSTQFLNLVRG; encoded by the coding sequence ATGCGCGACCGATTATATACCACTGAAGCCTTAATTATTCGGCGCTTCGATGTTGGCGAGGCTGATCGGATTCTGACGATCTATACGCCGCATCATGGCAAACTCAGTGTTACAGCTCGAGGTGTGCGCAAAATGACCAGCAAATTGGCAGGCCACTTGGAGCTATTTATCCATACCCGCTTACAACTTGCCAAAGGGCGCTCATTCGATGTTGTGACCGAAAGTCGGGTGGTTCAGCCATTTCGGAGCTTGCGTGAAGATCTCTCGCGGATCAGCCAAGGCTATTATGTGGCCGAATTGCTTGATCAAATGACTCCCGATGAGAGCGATAATCCGGCGCTTTTTCGCCTAACATGCGAAACCCTAGCAGCGTTGGATGTGCTTGATGAAGTTGTGCGGCGCGATGTAATTTTGCGGTATTATGAATTACACACGCTGATTCTTTCAGGCTATCGGCCACATTTGTTTGATTGTGCTAACTGTGAACGCGAGCTTAGCCCAGAAGCAGATCGGTATAGCCCAATCACTGGAGGTGTTTTATGTCAACAATGTTCAAGCAGCGAGCCACGAACATTGCCGATCAACCTCAATACCTTCAAATTGTTACGCTATCTGGCGCGAATGCCGCTGGAGACGGTCGTCAGCCTTGTGCCAGCCCCAGCAACAGTCCATGAAGCTCGTGCCGTTTTGAAAGCCTCGTTAAGTCAAATTTTAGAGCGTGAGCTAAAATCGACCCAATTTCTCAATTTAGTGCGTGGTTGA